From a single Candidatus Methylomirabilota bacterium genomic region:
- the dcd gene encoding dCTP deaminase, translated as MSIRSDAWIRAMARDQKMIDPFEESQVREGVISYGLSSYGYDIRVADEFKIFTNINTTIVDPKNFSRQSFVDFQGPVCIIPPNSFALARTVEYFRIPRSVLTICVGKSTYARCGIIVNVTPFEPEWEGHATLEISNTTPLPARLYAGEGIAQVIFFEADQLCERSYADKQGKYQAQQEITLPRI; from the coding sequence ATGAGCATCAGGTCAGATGCGTGGATTCGGGCCATGGCCCGTGACCAAAAAATGATCGATCCCTTTGAGGAGTCACAGGTGCGGGAGGGAGTAATCTCCTATGGTCTCTCCTCTTACGGATACGACATCCGGGTCGCGGATGAGTTCAAGATCTTCACAAACATCAATACGACCATCGTGGATCCAAAGAACTTCAGCCGGCAATCTTTCGTCGATTTCCAGGGACCGGTCTGCATCATCCCGCCGAACTCCTTTGCCTTGGCCCGGACCGTGGAATACTTCCGGATTCCCCGCAGTGTCCTCACGATTTGTGTCGGAAAGTCGACCTATGCACGGTGTGGGATCATCGTAAACGTCACCCCGTTTGAGCCGGAATGGGAAGGGCATGCGACGCTCGAGATCTCGAACACCACACCGCTCCCTGCCCGGCTGTATGCGGGGGAGGGGATCGCCCAAGTGATCTTCTTCGAGGCGGATCAGCTGTGCGAGCGGTCTTACGCGGACAAGCAAGGGAAGTATCAAGCCCAACAAGAGATTACCCTGCCTCGCATTTAA
- a CDS encoding restriction endonuclease — protein sequence MFLVVFISIAFGFLLIALLVFAKPSKPAVEREGRRPEAASSFAHLTMEDFKRLCLTLVEEMGLVVSSCVPSGPRELEIAAVNPQPITGGDYLVHCTHPEDGFVASIQVNALRDHVKGEQATKGIFITTGFFAEETSKVAEGPPLELINAKRLEELIQDYRLVT from the coding sequence ATGTTTCTTGTGGTCTTCATCTCCATCGCGTTCGGCTTTCTTCTGATTGCCCTGTTGGTTTTTGCCAAGCCCAGCAAGCCAGCGGTCGAACGAGAGGGGCGTCGCCCGGAGGCGGCCTCGAGCTTTGCCCACCTCACCATGGAAGACTTCAAGCGGCTGTGTCTCACACTCGTCGAAGAGATGGGGTTAGTGGTGAGTTCCTGCGTCCCAAGTGGACCGCGGGAGTTGGAGATCGCAGCCGTAAACCCCCAGCCCATTACGGGGGGTGACTATCTCGTCCACTGCACCCATCCCGAGGACGGCTTCGTCGCTTCAATCCAAGTCAACGCCCTTCGGGATCACGTCAAGGGCGAACAGGCCACGAAAGGCATCTTCATCACGACCGGCTTCTTTGCCGAAGAGACTTCCAAAGTAGCGGAAGGGCCTCCCCTTGAGCTTATCAATGCCAAGCGCCTCGAGGAGCTGATCCAGGATTACCGCCTCGTTACGTAG
- a CDS encoding ribonucleoside reductase class II: MMGNSRLVTKVKGSGRRFLDRFPDPPAKKGNWSESALRVMQERYLARQGGKVLETPEGMCWRVAAELASVEEKWGKSPEEIHEIACRFYDLMVDGVFLPNSPTLMNAGKQNGLQYSACYVLPVGDSMEEIFEAVKAAALIHKSGGGTGFAFSRLRPKNAIVSSTGGTASGPVSFLRVFNGATEAVKQGGTRRGANMGILRIDHPDVLEFIESKLDGGITNFNISVAITEKFMDALRNDEAYELVTPHTQEVVGKLRARDVFDRIVKAAWRTGDPGLFFIDRCNAGRANPTPVMGEVEATNPCIAGDTLISTTRGLVRADELSRAGRAVDVVLDSRFDAGEWAPACAVFETGVKPLYRLVTEEGYEVRLTADHRLMTPDGWRRADTLRPGDLVHIVDRKGDFGSEGFLEEGRLLGWLIGDGHIRPDKGVILRFYGHEKRELAPLFAAYINAMVGSGAEDRYAITAVEVTGRDQATVSSVRFARRVLERYRVSQDTKLSHVPPEVLAGSEDLQRGLLQALFTADGHISGTLKKGVSVRLTSISLPLLRDVQRMLLNFGIASRLYANRHSARTTSLPDGRGGVVAYECQPDHDLVISRTGLATFAKEIGFLTAAKQDRLVRTLGAYRRGPYREMFVARVKSLEPDSVEPVFDLNEPLTHSFVANGFVVHNCGEQPLYPNEACNLGSINLATFFRPAAGNGKGTIDWAGLERVVRLSVRFLDDVIEANPYPLSEIDASVKANRRIGIGVMGWADLLFELGIPYDGEEALRLAEEVTRFIEEKGHNESANLAEERGPFPNWSRSIYQDERPLRNSTVTTIAPTGTISIIANCSSGIEPVFALAFSHIVGDRHLTFVNPIFERIAKARGFYSEELMKAVAERGLARDLSGIPDDIQRIFVTAHEVAPEWHVRMQAAFQKYTDNGVSKTINLPHSATEEDVAKAYLLAYDLGCIGITVFRDGCKADQVLHLGTKKKAEAGAEPAVEVWTGIEPRPEELAGKTYRMETPAGTAFITVNDNGKGAGEPFEVFVSVGKAGSETMAHAEALGRLISLILRLPLPKGMSPRDRVAEIVGQLSGIGGGRPLGFGRKRVLSLPDALAQALAQHIGLTEVRERKVTETALTKVGDLCPDCQQATLVSEEGCRKCYWCGFSEC, from the coding sequence ATGATGGGCAACTCCCGATTGGTGACTAAAGTGAAAGGGAGTGGAAGAAGATTCCTCGACCGCTTCCCCGATCCTCCTGCCAAGAAGGGGAATTGGTCTGAGTCCGCCCTTCGGGTGATGCAGGAGCGATACCTTGCCCGGCAGGGGGGCAAGGTCCTGGAGACCCCTGAGGGTATGTGCTGGCGGGTTGCGGCTGAACTCGCTTCTGTAGAAGAAAAGTGGGGGAAGTCACCCGAAGAGATCCACGAAATTGCCTGTCGGTTTTACGACCTCATGGTGGACGGCGTCTTCCTCCCAAACTCTCCCACCCTCATGAATGCCGGAAAGCAGAACGGGCTGCAATACTCGGCTTGCTATGTGCTTCCGGTCGGGGACAGCATGGAGGAAATTTTTGAGGCGGTGAAGGCGGCCGCCCTCATCCACAAATCGGGTGGCGGGACCGGCTTTGCTTTTTCTCGCCTCCGGCCCAAGAATGCCATCGTCAGCTCGACCGGTGGGACGGCCTCAGGCCCGGTCAGTTTCCTTCGCGTCTTTAACGGTGCTACCGAGGCGGTCAAGCAGGGCGGGACTCGTCGGGGTGCCAATATGGGGATCCTCCGGATAGATCATCCCGATGTCCTGGAGTTCATTGAGTCCAAGCTCGATGGGGGGATCACCAACTTTAATATCTCGGTGGCCATTACCGAAAAATTCATGGATGCCCTTCGGAATGATGAGGCGTACGAGTTGGTCACGCCCCACACACAAGAGGTGGTGGGGAAGCTCAGGGCGCGCGACGTCTTTGACCGCATCGTCAAAGCCGCCTGGCGGACCGGGGACCCCGGACTTTTCTTTATCGACCGGTGCAACGCCGGCCGCGCGAATCCCACTCCGGTCATGGGCGAGGTGGAGGCGACCAACCCGTGCATCGCGGGCGACACGCTCATCTCCACCACACGCGGGCTCGTCCGCGCGGACGAGCTTTCCCGGGCTGGCAGAGCGGTGGACGTCGTCCTGGACTCCCGCTTCGACGCCGGTGAGTGGGCTCCGGCGTGCGCGGTGTTTGAGACAGGGGTCAAGCCGCTTTACCGGTTGGTGACGGAAGAGGGCTACGAGGTCCGCCTGACTGCTGACCACCGCCTCATGACGCCTGATGGCTGGCGGCGAGCGGACACCCTTCGGCCCGGCGATCTCGTCCACATCGTGGACCGGAAGGGGGACTTCGGATCAGAAGGCTTCCTCGAGGAAGGCCGCTTGCTCGGGTGGCTGATCGGGGACGGCCATATCCGGCCCGACAAGGGGGTCATCCTTCGATTTTACGGACACGAGAAGCGCGAGCTCGCCCCCCTCTTCGCTGCGTACATCAACGCCATGGTCGGGAGCGGCGCGGAGGATCGGTACGCGATTACGGCCGTTGAGGTTACAGGCCGGGATCAGGCAACGGTAAGTTCAGTCCGGTTCGCGCGGCGAGTGCTGGAACGGTATCGCGTTTCGCAGGATACGAAGCTGAGTCACGTTCCCCCTGAGGTCCTCGCGGGCTCCGAGGATTTACAGCGCGGGCTCCTCCAGGCCCTCTTCACCGCTGACGGACATATCAGCGGGACGCTGAAGAAGGGCGTATCGGTCCGACTGACGTCGATCTCCCTGCCGCTGTTGAGGGACGTTCAGCGAATGCTGCTGAACTTCGGCATCGCCTCGCGACTTTACGCCAATCGACATTCCGCACGGACCACATCCCTGCCAGACGGGAGGGGAGGGGTGGTTGCATACGAGTGTCAACCTGATCACGACTTGGTGATAAGCCGGACGGGACTGGCGACCTTCGCTAAGGAGATCGGCTTTCTGACGGCAGCGAAGCAGGACCGGCTGGTGCGGACGCTCGGCGCGTATAGGCGCGGTCCCTATCGAGAGATGTTCGTCGCGCGGGTCAAATCGCTCGAACCCGATAGTGTCGAACCGGTTTTCGACCTCAACGAACCGCTCACACACAGTTTCGTTGCCAACGGGTTCGTCGTGCACAACTGTGGGGAGCAACCCCTCTATCCCAATGAGGCCTGCAATTTGGGCTCGATCAATCTCGCGACCTTCTTCAGGCCGGCGGCGGGCAACGGCAAGGGGACAATCGATTGGGCGGGCCTCGAGCGGGTAGTGCGGTTGAGCGTCCGGTTTCTGGATGACGTCATCGAGGCCAATCCCTATCCCCTCTCAGAGATCGATGCGTCGGTGAAGGCCAACCGGCGAATTGGGATTGGGGTGATGGGCTGGGCAGATCTCCTCTTCGAGCTGGGTATCCCCTATGACGGTGAGGAGGCCTTGAGACTCGCCGAGGAGGTCACGCGGTTTATCGAGGAGAAGGGGCATAATGAGTCGGCCAACCTCGCCGAGGAGCGAGGGCCATTCCCCAACTGGTCGCGGAGCATCTACCAGGACGAGCGGCCTCTCCGTAACTCGACGGTGACCACGATCGCACCCACTGGCACCATCTCTATCATCGCGAACTGTTCCTCCGGGATCGAGCCCGTCTTTGCGCTTGCCTTCAGCCACATTGTGGGGGATCGCCACCTCACTTTTGTCAACCCTATTTTCGAGCGGATAGCCAAGGCGCGAGGTTTTTACAGTGAGGAGCTGATGAAGGCAGTGGCCGAGCGCGGGTTAGCGCGAGACCTTTCGGGGATCCCCGACGACATCCAGCGGATTTTCGTCACCGCCCACGAGGTCGCACCCGAATGGCATGTCCGGATGCAGGCGGCCTTTCAGAAGTATACCGATAACGGTGTTTCCAAGACCATCAACCTCCCCCATTCAGCCACCGAGGAGGATGTCGCCAAAGCGTATCTCTTGGCCTATGACCTCGGCTGCATCGGGATCACCGTCTTCCGAGATGGATGCAAGGCAGACCAGGTGCTTCATCTCGGCACAAAGAAAAAGGCGGAAGCCGGGGCCGAGCCCGCAGTGGAGGTCTGGACTGGCATCGAGCCAAGGCCCGAAGAGTTAGCGGGGAAAACCTATCGGATGGAGACGCCGGCGGGGACCGCGTTTATCACGGTGAATGACAATGGCAAGGGTGCCGGAGAACCTTTTGAGGTATTCGTCAGCGTGGGAAAGGCCGGCAGCGAGACCATGGCCCATGCAGAGGCCCTCGGGCGCTTGATCTCACTGATCCTTCGACTTCCCCTGCCGAAAGGCATGTCTCCCCGGGATCGGGTGGCCGAAATTGTGGGACAGCTCAGTGGGATTGGCGGGGGGAGGCCTCTGGGATTTGGACGAAAGCGGGTTCTCTCGCTTCCAGATGCCTTGGCGCAGGCCTTGGCCCAACATATCGGCCTGACCGAAGTCAGGGAGCGAAAGGTGACCGAAACGGCGCTGACCAAAGTCGGCGACCTCTGCCCGGACTGCCAGCAAGCGACCTTGGTGAGCGAGGAAGGGTGTCGGAAGTGCTACTGGTGCGGCTTTAGCGAGTGCTGA
- a CDS encoding tetratricopeptide repeat protein — translation MRRVLLPWIIGVLLGGFSPAHASLELEERAMLAYHRGETLRRSGKYEEAVKAYRQTLQIFPEHPIAFERLRDVYKKEGTAAETIRILEAHVARQRGDFIAWNLLGVLYGRERRWDEALKALAHSVEAEPRAADTLVNRGWVLMELRRYEDAIAAFETAVKLQPRLARAHAGLGSVLVEARGDYTEGMRYYLAAVKLDPENAGLLNDLGWLSYKMQRYPEAVAALEKATTLDSRNPMIQTNLGLAYQKAGKIEEAVTHLQKALAINPQYTLALYALGKTYESRGRYNDAIQAYRRAWKQSSNDIYLLLWLQAYIASHGQVMILFLFGFLAVVAVIALRTLRARRTLATTKG, via the coding sequence ATGAGGCGCGTCTTACTCCCGTGGATCATCGGGGTCTTGCTGGGAGGTTTCTCCCCTGCCCACGCCTCACTCGAGCTGGAGGAGAGGGCGATGCTCGCCTACCACCGGGGGGAGACCCTCCGTCGGTCAGGAAAGTATGAGGAGGCAGTCAAGGCCTACCGGCAAACCCTCCAGATCTTCCCCGAGCATCCGATCGCTTTCGAGCGCCTCCGGGACGTCTACAAAAAGGAGGGCACGGCAGCAGAGACCATCCGAATATTGGAGGCCCATGTAGCCCGGCAGAGGGGCGACTTCATTGCATGGAATCTTTTGGGGGTTCTGTACGGTCGCGAGCGACGGTGGGATGAGGCCCTCAAGGCGCTTGCGCACAGTGTAGAGGCAGAGCCGAGGGCCGCCGATACCCTGGTCAACCGCGGCTGGGTCCTCATGGAGCTGCGCCGCTACGAAGACGCCATAGCTGCCTTTGAGACCGCTGTGAAGCTGCAGCCCCGGCTGGCCCGGGCTCACGCCGGCCTCGGCAGTGTCCTCGTAGAGGCGAGGGGGGACTACACAGAGGGGATGAGGTATTACTTAGCGGCCGTCAAGTTAGATCCAGAGAATGCTGGCCTCTTGAACGACCTGGGTTGGCTTTCGTACAAAATGCAGCGGTACCCGGAAGCGGTTGCGGCTCTCGAAAAGGCCACCACCCTGGATTCCAGAAATCCGATGATCCAAACGAACCTGGGATTGGCCTACCAGAAAGCGGGCAAGATCGAGGAGGCGGTAACGCACCTTCAAAAGGCGCTTGCCATAAACCCCCAATATACACTGGCCCTGTACGCGTTGGGGAAGACCTACGAGTCTCGAGGGCGATACAACGATGCCATTCAGGCCTACCGTCGAGCCTGGAAGCAGAGCAGCAATGATATTTACTTGCTCCTCTGGCTACAGGCCTACATAGCCAGCCACGGGCAGGTGATGATCCTCTTCCTCTTCGGCTTTCTCGCCGTCGTCGCAGTGATTGCGCTTCGCACCCTCCGAGCGCGAAGGACGCTGGCCACCACAAAAGGGTGA
- a CDS encoding ABC transporter permease: protein MRLWLPVMTLWWREMVRFCRQRSRLVGALVQPLLFWILLGGGFSASFRPPGTPEGTAYVEYFYPGIITLVLLFTAIFATISTVEDRREGFLQAVLVAPVTRSSIVLGQALGGATLALLQGVLFLLLAPAAGISLTMSAVVAAVAVMFVISFGLTSLGLVIAWRMESVQGFHAIMNLILIPIWLLSGAFFPAAGVPVWLQWAMRLNPLTYGVAAFRRCLYLGNPAAVGEAPPLLLSLVLTVLFTAVAFVAATNAARRSAA, encoded by the coding sequence GTGCGGCTTTGGCTGCCCGTGATGACCCTGTGGTGGAGAGAGATGGTACGGTTTTGCCGCCAGCGAAGTCGCCTGGTGGGAGCGCTCGTACAACCCTTGCTCTTCTGGATCTTGCTCGGCGGAGGGTTCAGCGCTTCGTTTCGACCTCCCGGAACTCCGGAGGGGACTGCCTATGTGGAATACTTCTACCCGGGGATCATCACGCTGGTGCTCTTGTTCACTGCCATCTTTGCCACGATCTCCACCGTGGAGGACCGACGGGAGGGCTTCTTACAGGCGGTCCTGGTGGCTCCCGTCACCCGCTCGAGTATCGTGCTTGGTCAGGCCCTCGGGGGTGCCACCTTGGCCCTGTTGCAGGGGGTACTCTTTCTCCTCCTCGCACCGGCCGCTGGCATTTCCCTGACCATGTCTGCAGTCGTGGCGGCCGTGGCAGTGATGTTTGTTATCTCCTTTGGACTCACGAGTCTCGGATTGGTAATCGCGTGGCGGATGGAATCGGTCCAAGGATTCCATGCGATCATGAACCTGATCCTGATACCGATCTGGCTCCTTTCCGGTGCCTTCTTCCCCGCCGCGGGTGTGCCCGTGTGGCTGCAGTGGGCTATGAGGTTGAATCCCCTGACGTATGGCGTGGCGGCCTTTCGGCGGTGTCTGTACCTTGGCAACCCTGCTGCGGTGGGCGAGGCGCCACCGCTCCTCCTCTCCCTCGTCCTCACCGTGTTGTTCACCGCGGTCGCCTTTGTCGCTGCTACAAACGCCGCTCGTCGGAGCGCCGCTTAG